The following are encoded together in the Rana temporaria chromosome 12, aRanTem1.1, whole genome shotgun sequence genome:
- the RECQL5 gene encoding ATP-dependent DNA helicase Q5 isoform X2 codes for MSAECSSSSARPKCRVQSALKKIFGFDSFRSDLQENATRTVVRGDKDVFVCMPTGAGKSLCYQLPAVLSVGITIVISPLIALIQDQIDHLEALKIQACSLNSKLPAAERRQIMQDLECESPKTKLLYITPEMAAASSFQPTLNMLLSRGLLSYLIIDEAHCVSEWGHDFRPDYQRLGSLRARLRQTPCVALTATATKQVQDDIISSLKLRQPIAMFKTPCFRFNLFYDVQLKELLSDPYGSLKDFCLKALGEKKPTGGFSGCGIVYCRTRDSCEEVAIQLTQRGVPSKAYHAGLKAGDRASVQNEWMDEVVPVIVATISFGMGVDKANVRFVAHWNVAKSLAGYYQESGRAGRDGKQSFCRVYYSRTDRDQVSFLIKKDIAKAQAKRKDTKSSDKAAMVGFETMVNYCEEQG; via the exons ATGAGTGCAGAGTGTTCCTCATCATCAGCACGACCGAAGTGCAGAGTACAGTCTGCCCTGAAGAAGATTTTTGGATTTGACTCTTTTCGGTCTGATCTGCAGGAGAATGCAACTCGTACAGTGGTTAGAG GTGACAAAGATGTGTTCGTGTGCATGCCAACTGGAGCCGGCAAGTCTCTCTGTTATCAGCTTCCTGCTGTTCTTTCAGTGGGAATTACTATTGTTATTTCTCCACTCATTGCGCTGATTCAG GATCAAATAGACCACCTTGAAGCCCTGAAGATTCAAGCCTGCTCCCTCAACTCCAAACTGCCCGCTGCAGAACGCAGACAAATCATGCAAGATCTGGAGTGTGAGAGCCCCAAAACCAAGCTTCTGTATATCACCCCTGAAATGGCCGCTGCCTCATCTTTTCAGCCCACCCTGAACATGCTGCTTTCTCGGGGCCTCCTGTCCTATCTCATCATAGATGAAGCCCATTGTGTCTCTGAATGGGGCCATGATTTTCGTCCTGATTACCAGCGTTTGGGGTCCTTGAGAGCTCGCTTGCGGCAAACACCCTGTGTTGCTCTCACTGCCACAGCCACCAAGCAAGTACAAGATGACATTATATCATCGCTGAAGCTGCGCCAACCAATTGCAATGTTCAAAACACCTTGCTTTCGATTCAATCTTTTCTATGATGTTCAGCTGAAGGAGCTTTTGTCAGATCCTTATGGGAGCCTCAAGGATTTTTGTTTAAAAGCTCTAGGAGAGAAGAAACCTACAGGG GGTTTCTCCGGCTGTGGAATAGTGTACTGCCGAACCAGAGACTCTTGTGAGGAAGTGGCAATACAATTAACTCAGCGAGGCGTCCCCTCCAAGGCCTATCATGCTG GTCTCAAAGCAGGAGACAGAGCGAGTGTCCAGAATGAGTGGATGGATGAGGTTGTTCCAGTGATAGTGGCCACCATCAGCTTTGGAATGGGAGTGGATAAAGCCAATGTCAG GTTTGTCGCTCACTGGAACGTTGCCAAGTCATTGGCTGGCTACTACCAAGAATCAGGACGGGCTGGCCGAGATGGCAAGCAATCTTTTTGCCGCGTCTACTACTCACGTACTGACAGGGACCAAGTCAGCTTTCTCATCAAAAAGGATATCGCTAAAGCTCAG GCGAAAAGGAAAGATACCAAATCATCAGACAAAGCTGCAATGGTTGGATTTGAGACAATGGTGAATTACTGCGAGGAGCAGGGGTGA